A portion of the Corynebacterium ammoniagenes DSM 20306 genome contains these proteins:
- a CDS encoding aspartate kinase produces MALIVQKYGGSSLETAERIRAVAERIVATKKAGNDVVVVCSAMGDTTDELLDLAAQVNPVPPQREMDMLLTAGERISNALVAMAVESLGATAQSFTGSQAGVLTTERHGNARIVDVTPGRLQEALDKGRICIVAGFQGVNKDTRDVTTLGRGGSDTTAVALAAALNADVCEIYSDVDGVYTADPRIVPNARKLDKLSFEEMLELAAVGSKILVLRSVEYARAFNVPLRVRSSYSSDTGTLIAGSMEEIPMEEAVLTGVATDKTEAKVTVLGIPDKPGEAAKVFRAVADAEINIDMVLQNVSSLEDGKTDITFTCPRTDGPRAMEILSKMKEEFSWGNVLYDDQVGKVSLVGAGMKSHPGVTADFTEALRDVNVNIELISTSEIRISVLVREADLDRSARALHETFQLGGDEEATVYAGTGR; encoded by the coding sequence GTGGCCCTCATCGTTCAAAAGTACGGAGGCTCCTCTTTGGAGACCGCCGAACGTATTCGCGCAGTGGCGGAGCGAATTGTGGCAACGAAAAAAGCGGGCAACGACGTGGTTGTTGTGTGCTCCGCGATGGGCGATACAACAGATGAGTTGCTGGACCTAGCAGCACAGGTTAACCCGGTTCCCCCACAGCGTGAGATGGATATGCTGCTGACCGCTGGCGAGCGCATTTCTAATGCACTCGTGGCCATGGCGGTGGAGTCTTTGGGTGCAACCGCGCAGTCTTTTACCGGTTCTCAGGCTGGTGTTTTGACCACGGAGCGCCACGGTAATGCTCGTATTGTTGATGTCACCCCAGGTCGTTTGCAAGAGGCTCTAGATAAGGGCCGCATTTGTATCGTCGCCGGTTTCCAAGGTGTCAACAAAGACACCCGCGATGTCACCACCTTGGGCCGCGGTGGCTCGGATACCACCGCCGTTGCGCTTGCCGCCGCGCTCAATGCTGATGTGTGTGAGATTTATTCGGACGTGGACGGGGTTTACACCGCCGATCCGCGCATCGTTCCGAATGCACGCAAGCTTGACAAGCTGTCTTTTGAAGAGATGCTGGAGCTAGCCGCCGTTGGTTCCAAAATTTTGGTTCTGCGCAGCGTGGAGTACGCGCGTGCGTTTAATGTCCCACTTCGAGTTCGTTCATCGTATAGCAGCGATACCGGCACGTTGATTGCCGGTTCAATGGAGGAAATTCCCATGGAAGAAGCAGTACTAACTGGTGTAGCAACCGATAAGACGGAAGCAAAGGTCACCGTCTTGGGCATTCCTGATAAGCCCGGTGAGGCCGCAAAGGTCTTTCGCGCCGTCGCGGATGCTGAGATCAACATCGATATGGTCTTGCAAAACGTCTCTTCTTTGGAAGACGGCAAGACTGATATCACCTTTACGTGCCCACGCACCGATGGTCCGCGTGCGATGGAGATCTTGTCCAAGATGAAAGAAGAATTCTCCTGGGGCAATGTGCTCTACGATGACCAGGTAGGCAAGGTCTCTCTCGTCGGTGCTGGCATGAAGTCGCACCCCGGCGTGACCGCTGATTTCACCGAGGCACTGCGCGATGTCAACGTCAACATTGAGCTGATTTCCACCTCCGAAATCCGTATTTCCGTTCTCGTGCGTGAAGCTGACTTGGACCGTTCCGCGCGTGCACTGCATGAGACCTTCCAGCTCGGCGGCGACGAAGAAGCTACCGTCTACGCCGGCACCGGCCGCTAG
- a CDS encoding aspartate-semialdehyde dehydrogenase, which translates to MTTLAVVGATGQVGQVMRDLLEERNFPADKVRFFASPRSAGTELEFRGDKIVVEDLSQITEESVADVDIALFSAGGSTSKQWAPVFAAAGATVVDNSSAYRKDAEVPLVVAEVNPHAAKNPTKGIIANPNCTTMAAMPVLKVLSSLAGLNRLHVSSYQAVSGSGLAGVEALTKQVAQIGEHNIDLVRSGAALEVEDTEPYVAPIAYNALPLAGNLVDDGSGETDEEQKLRNESRKILELPELRVAGTCVRVPVFSGHTMTIHAEFDSAITPEQASEALSNAAGVKVVDVPTPLDATGIDEVLVGRIRQDQSADDNKGLVLVVAGDNLRKGAALNTVQIAELLV; encoded by the coding sequence ATGACCACTTTGGCAGTCGTTGGTGCTACCGGACAGGTTGGCCAAGTAATGCGCGATCTCTTAGAAGAGCGCAATTTCCCAGCTGACAAGGTACGCTTTTTCGCCTCCCCACGCTCCGCAGGCACGGAACTAGAATTCCGCGGGGACAAGATTGTTGTTGAAGACCTCTCTCAGATTACGGAAGAGTCCGTCGCCGACGTTGATATTGCATTGTTCTCCGCAGGTGGTTCTACCTCCAAGCAGTGGGCGCCAGTCTTTGCTGCAGCGGGTGCAACCGTGGTGGATAACTCTTCTGCCTACCGCAAGGACGCCGAGGTCCCACTGGTAGTGGCTGAAGTGAACCCACACGCGGCGAAGAACCCTACCAAGGGCATTATTGCCAATCCGAACTGCACCACCATGGCTGCGATGCCAGTGCTTAAGGTGCTGTCCAGCCTCGCTGGTCTCAACCGCTTGCACGTATCTTCCTACCAGGCAGTATCCGGCTCCGGTTTGGCTGGTGTGGAGGCGTTGACCAAGCAGGTTGCGCAGATCGGTGAGCACAACATTGATTTGGTCCGCTCCGGTGCTGCATTAGAGGTCGAGGATACCGAGCCTTATGTCGCTCCTATTGCCTATAACGCGCTGCCATTAGCTGGCAACCTGGTCGATGACGGCTCGGGTGAGACCGATGAAGAGCAAAAGCTGCGCAATGAGTCCCGCAAGATTCTGGAACTTCCAGAGCTGCGCGTTGCTGGTACCTGCGTGCGCGTGCCGGTATTTTCCGGTCACACCATGACCATCCACGCGGAATTTGATTCGGCTATTACCCCTGAGCAAGCTAGCGAAGCCCTCAGCAACGCTGCTGGCGTCAAGGTTGTTGACGTGCCGACTCCATTGGATGCCACCGGCATTGATGAAGTTCTCGTCGGTCGCATCCGCCAGGACCAGTCTGCTGATGACAACAAGGGTCTTGTTCTTGTTGTTGCCGGCGATAACCTGCGCAAGGGTGCAGCGCTGAACACCGTGCAGATTGCTGAGCTGCTGGTCTAA